A part of Aegilops tauschii subsp. strangulata cultivar AL8/78 chromosome 2, Aet v6.0, whole genome shotgun sequence genomic DNA contains:
- the LOC109757953 gene encoding EPIDERMAL PATTERNING FACTOR-like protein 2 — translation MVHLLQCSGSSHMPLPLFFLSVLLLLPSVESAHSDAGRLPLMLLEIGSSKEEEGGRRGEMMKMERRGLIGSRPPRCERVCMSCGHCEAVQVPIVPQDHKQRAGREHHDAASDIGAAMLAAYRVNGGISDYKPLSWKCRCGGMILDP, via the exons ATGGTCCATCTTTTGCAATGCAGTGGCAGTAGCCACATGCCGTTGCCTCTGTTCTTCCTCTCGGTCCTCCTTCTCCTCCCCTCCGTGGAGTCAGCACATTCAGATGCCG GGAGGTTGCCACTGATGTTACTAGAGATTGGCAGCAGTAAG gaggaggaggggggacGCAGAGgggagatgatgaagatggagcgGAGGGGCCTGATCGGATCAAGGCCACCAAGGTGTGAGAGGGTGTGCATGTCTTGTGGCCACTGCGAGGCAGTGCAGGTGCCCATAGTGCCACAAGATCACAAGCAGAGAGCTGGCCGAGAACACCATGATGCGGCGAGTGACATCGGTGCAGCGATGCTCGCCGCCTACAGGGTCAATGGTGGCATCTCCGACTACAAACCTCTGAGCTGGAAGTGTAGGTGTGGAGGCATGATACTTGATCCATGA